A region from the Lycium barbarum isolate Lr01 chromosome 8, ASM1917538v2, whole genome shotgun sequence genome encodes:
- the LOC132607678 gene encoding tricyclene synthase Oc15, chloroplastic-like, which translates to MYYLGELAEIIAYFDQRVFLFMAMVQFQSLFPAQYLCMHISGTSHNGSSRSIQVSCKSSNKWAVQEDPFRANSHLPTSKMDLRELNHFEEEIELLLQKEYAESACFLKYQSPFEVSLCFRLLRQEDLFKKFKNNDDGAFGFNLNQDVSGLIGLYEAAQLGIEGEHILDELANFLQACLAHNDSGGQARIIKETLEYPYHKTLASFKAKSFINNFKGINGWGRSTLQELAIIDYSITQETHQHELAQVSRFIYGGTVKLVAMITLA; encoded by the exons atgtaTTATCTTGGTGAATTGGCTGAAATAATAGCTTATTTTGATCAAAGAGTCTTTCTTTTCATGGCAATGGTTCAATTTCAATCCCTCTTCCCTGCTCAATATCTCTGTATGCACATATCCGGAACTAGCCATAATGGAAGCAGCAGAAGTATTCAAGTTTCATGCAAAAGCTCTAACAAATGGGCCGTTCAAGAAGATCCTTTCAGAGCAAACTCTCATCTCCCAACGAGCAA GATGGATTTAAGA GAATTGAATCACTTTGAAGAGGAGATTGAATTACTTTTACAAAAGGAGTATGCGGAAAGTGCTTGTTTTCTCAAATATCAATCCCCTTTTGAGGTTTCTCTTTGTTTCAGACTTTTGAGACAAGAAG ATTTATTTAAAAAGTTCAAGAACAATGATGATGGGGCGTTTGGTTTTAACCTGAACCAAGATGTAAGTGGATTAATTGGTCTATACGAAGCGGCACAGCTTGGTATTGAAGGAGAACACATACTTGATGAACTTGCAAATTTCTTGCAAGCATGTCTTGCACATAATGACTCAGGTGGTCAAGCTAGAATCATTAAAGAAACATTGGAGTATCCATATCACAAGACCTTAGCAAGTTTCAAGGCCAAAAGCTTCATCAATAACTTTAAAGGAATTAATGGATGGGGAAGAAGCACCTTGCAAGAATTGGCAATTATTGACTACTCCATAACCCAAGAGACACATCAACATGAACTGGCTCAAGTTTCCAG ATTCATTTATGGTGGTACTGTTAAATTGGTTGCTATGATTACTTTGGCCTAA